A single genomic interval of Plantibacter sp. Leaf314 harbors:
- a CDS encoding ABC transporter ATP-binding protein — protein sequence MNDTGVLLRAEGLTKDFTTKGDGAIRARTTRFRAVDDVAFSVRSGETLGIVGESGSGKSTTARMIAKLIEPTAGTITFDGEDVTTAKGPALAAFRTKVQVVFQDPFSSLNPRHTVERIVSAPLDYQGITPKQGKRALVRDLLDRVGLNPDHLQRYPRQFSGGQAQRIGIARALAVSPKLVICDEAVSALDVSVQARIIDLLRDLQAERGLSYLFIAHDLAVVRQIAHDVAVMHRGRVVEQGSREAIFDDPQDEYTKTLLAAVPTIDPSWEAARATMLEQERTSTGAAGRTDA from the coding sequence ATGAACGACACCGGGGTGCTCCTCCGCGCCGAGGGGCTCACGAAGGACTTCACGACGAAGGGCGACGGAGCGATCCGCGCACGGACGACCCGGTTCCGTGCCGTGGACGACGTCGCGTTCTCGGTGCGCTCCGGCGAGACGCTCGGCATCGTCGGCGAATCGGGCAGCGGCAAGTCCACGACCGCCCGCATGATCGCCAAACTCATCGAGCCGACCGCCGGCACCATCACCTTCGACGGTGAGGACGTCACCACGGCCAAGGGGCCGGCGCTCGCCGCGTTCCGCACCAAGGTGCAGGTCGTCTTCCAGGACCCGTTCTCCTCGCTGAACCCGCGGCACACGGTCGAACGGATCGTCTCGGCGCCACTCGACTACCAGGGCATCACCCCGAAGCAGGGCAAACGCGCCCTCGTGCGGGACCTCCTCGACCGGGTCGGCCTCAACCCCGACCACCTCCAGCGCTACCCCCGGCAGTTCTCCGGCGGGCAGGCCCAGCGCATCGGGATCGCCCGCGCGCTCGCCGTCTCCCCGAAGCTCGTCATCTGCGACGAGGCGGTCTCGGCGCTCGACGTCTCGGTGCAGGCGCGCATCATCGACCTGCTCCGCGACCTGCAGGCCGAACGCGGACTCAGCTACCTCTTCATCGCCCACGACCTCGCCGTGGTGCGGCAGATCGCCCACGACGTCGCCGTGATGCACCGGGGCCGGGTGGTCGAGCAGGGGAGTCGCGAAGCGATCTTCGACGACCCGCAGGACGAGTACACGAAGACCCTGCTCGCCGCCGTGCCCACGATCGACCCGAGCTGGGAGGCCGCCCGTGCCACCATGCTCGAACAGGAGCGGACGTCCACAGGCGCCGCCGGAAGGACCGACGCATGA
- a CDS encoding ABC transporter ATP-binding protein: MSPTVTRTISLPVPGASLLEVDDLTVTFPTTAGDVDVVRKASFSVQHGQTLGIVGESGSGKSMTSLAIMGLLPSGGRTTGSVRLSGHELVGRSDREMRRVRGDRIAMVFQDPLSSLNPYYTVGLQIEEAYRAHRGGSRKAARAVTIDALERVRIADAARRVDHYPHQFSGGMRQRIMIAMALCLEPDLLIADEPTTALDVTVQAQILELLSELQRETGAGMIFITHDLAVVSQVADDVLVMRGGDPVETGSAEEIFSHPREPYTRALLDALPRIDDAFTERPARTTTTGEARA; encoded by the coding sequence ATGAGCCCCACCGTCACCAGGACCATCTCCCTGCCCGTCCCCGGGGCGTCGCTCCTCGAGGTCGACGACCTCACGGTCACCTTCCCCACCACGGCCGGCGACGTCGACGTGGTGCGGAAGGCGTCGTTCTCCGTCCAACACGGGCAGACGCTCGGCATCGTGGGCGAGTCCGGCTCCGGCAAGTCGATGACGTCGCTCGCCATCATGGGCCTGCTCCCGAGCGGTGGCCGGACGACCGGCAGCGTCCGGCTGAGCGGCCACGAGCTCGTCGGGCGGAGCGACCGCGAGATGCGTCGCGTGCGCGGCGACCGGATCGCGATGGTCTTCCAGGACCCGCTCTCCTCGCTCAATCCGTACTACACGGTCGGGCTGCAGATCGAGGAGGCGTACCGCGCGCACCGCGGGGGATCGCGGAAGGCCGCCAGAGCCGTCACGATCGACGCGCTCGAACGGGTGCGCATCGCCGACGCCGCCAGACGCGTCGACCACTACCCGCACCAGTTCTCCGGCGGCATGCGGCAACGCATCATGATCGCGATGGCGCTGTGTCTGGAACCCGACCTCCTCATCGCCGACGAGCCGACGACCGCGCTCGACGTCACGGTCCAGGCCCAGATCCTCGAGCTGCTCTCGGAGCTGCAACGTGAGACCGGCGCCGGGATGATCTTCATCACCCACGACCTCGCGGTGGTCAGCCAGGTCGCCGACGACGTGCTCGTCATGCGTGGCGGCGACCCCGTCGAGACGGGCAGTGCGGAGGAGATCTTCTCGCACCCCAGGGAGCCGTACACCCGCGCCCTCCTCGACGCCCTCCCGCGGATCGACGACGCGTTCACCGAACGGCCCGCGAGGACCACCACCACCGGAGAGGCACGAGCATGA
- a CDS encoding ABC transporter permease: protein MTLYLLRRIASAIGILLLISLFTYMIFFLLSPDPAVQICGKTCTPDRIDQIRAQLGLDQPFWQQYLEFLRGLVMGRSYGEGASAVSCAAPCLGFSFQTNESVMDMIVARFPVTVTVAVGAAVLWLLVGVSGGLLSAVKQGTGWDRGAMMVALAGISLPNYFLALLLQYVLVVQLQILPFPQAVPFAEDPVRWFQNYLMPWIVLALGYASMYARLVRANVIDTLGENFMRTARAKGLPAPLILRRHALRPALTPVVTLFGMDFAGLLGGALITETVFGLNGVGKLAADSIAKNDQPVIMGVTLLAAFFVVIGNVVVDVVYTVLDPRVRVKSA, encoded by the coding sequence ATGACCCTCTACCTGCTGCGTCGCATCGCCTCGGCGATCGGCATCCTCCTCCTCATCAGCCTCTTCACCTACATGATCTTCTTCCTGCTCTCGCCGGACCCGGCGGTGCAGATCTGCGGCAAGACCTGCACGCCCGACCGGATCGACCAGATCCGTGCGCAGCTCGGGCTGGACCAGCCGTTCTGGCAGCAGTACCTCGAGTTCCTCCGCGGGCTCGTCATGGGCCGGAGCTACGGCGAAGGGGCCTCTGCGGTCTCCTGCGCGGCACCGTGCCTCGGCTTCAGCTTCCAGACCAACGAGTCGGTCATGGACATGATCGTCGCACGCTTCCCCGTGACCGTGACCGTCGCCGTCGGCGCCGCGGTGCTGTGGCTGCTCGTCGGCGTCAGCGGCGGCCTGCTCAGCGCGGTCAAGCAGGGCACCGGCTGGGACCGCGGGGCGATGATGGTTGCCCTCGCCGGCATCAGCCTGCCGAACTACTTCCTCGCGCTCCTGCTGCAGTACGTCCTCGTGGTGCAACTGCAGATCCTGCCGTTCCCGCAGGCGGTCCCGTTCGCCGAGGACCCCGTGCGCTGGTTCCAGAACTACCTGATGCCGTGGATCGTGCTCGCCCTGGGCTACGCGTCGATGTACGCGAGGCTCGTCCGCGCCAACGTCATCGACACGCTCGGCGAGAACTTCATGCGGACCGCCCGCGCGAAGGGCCTGCCAGCGCCGCTCATCCTGCGCCGCCACGCCCTGCGACCGGCGCTCACCCCCGTCGTCACCCTGTTCGGCATGGACTTCGCCGGACTCCTCGGCGGTGCGCTCATCACGGAGACGGTCTTCGGCCTGAACGGCGTCGGCAAGTTGGCCGCCGACTCGATCGCCAAGAACGACCAGCCCGTGATCATGGGCGTCACCCTGCTGGCGGCGTTCTTCGTCGTCATCGGCAACGTGGTGGTCGACGTCGTGTACACGGTCCTCGACCCGAGAGTGAGAGTGAAGAGCGCATGA
- a CDS encoding ABC transporter permease, producing the protein MSSSVPSELTTVAEEVGAPAGAPTPARRVIATLRKSPPVLLSVTFIVLVVLLAILAPLITAISGWGPYTFDKSAVDSDLGGVPIGALGGISGEHWFGVEPGNGRDIFARIAFGAQVSLSIAVSATIVTTVLGVVLGMLAGFYGGWVDQVVSRVMDFLMAFPSLIFMIALLSALPAGNRPVLLVVVLSIFGWPYTARVVRGQAMSLRTSEFVESARASGAGGIRIVFREILPNLRGTIIVLATLAVPGFIGTEAGLSFLGVGVTPPTPSWGQMIASAVGWYAVDPMYFLIPGTFLFLTVLSFTVLGDHLRKALDSGDAAS; encoded by the coding sequence ATGTCGTCGTCCGTTCCCAGTGAGCTGACCACCGTCGCCGAGGAGGTGGGTGCGCCGGCCGGTGCGCCCACCCCCGCGCGGCGGGTGATCGCCACCCTCCGCAAGAGCCCCCCGGTGCTGCTCAGCGTCACCTTCATCGTGCTCGTCGTGCTGCTCGCGATCCTCGCCCCGCTGATCACCGCGATCAGCGGCTGGGGTCCGTACACCTTCGACAAGTCGGCGGTGGACTCCGACCTCGGCGGCGTGCCGATCGGTGCGCTCGGCGGGATCTCCGGCGAGCACTGGTTCGGGGTCGAACCCGGGAACGGACGCGACATCTTCGCGCGCATCGCCTTCGGTGCGCAGGTGTCGCTGTCGATCGCCGTCTCGGCGACGATCGTCACGACCGTGCTCGGCGTCGTGCTCGGCATGCTCGCCGGCTTCTACGGCGGGTGGGTCGACCAGGTCGTCTCCCGCGTCATGGACTTCCTCATGGCGTTCCCGTCGCTCATCTTCATGATCGCGCTCCTGTCGGCACTGCCGGCGGGCAACCGGCCGGTCCTCCTCGTCGTGGTGCTGAGCATCTTCGGTTGGCCGTACACCGCCCGCGTCGTGCGCGGTCAGGCGATGTCCTTGCGGACGAGCGAGTTCGTCGAGTCGGCGCGCGCCTCGGGCGCCGGGGGCATCCGCATCGTGTTCCGCGAGATCCTGCCGAACCTCCGCGGCACCATCATCGTCCTGGCCACGCTCGCCGTGCCGGGCTTCATCGGCACGGAGGCCGGCCTGTCGTTCCTCGGCGTCGGCGTCACGCCGCCCACGCCGAGCTGGGGCCAGATGATCGCCAGCGCGGTCGGCTGGTACGCGGTCGACCCGATGTACTTCCTCATCCCCGGCACCTTCCTGTTCCTCACCGTGCTGTCGTTCACCGTGCTCGGCGACCACCTGCGCAAGGCCCTCGACTCGGGAGACGCCGCCTCATGA
- a CDS encoding ABC transporter substrate-binding protein translates to MKQRFSIPALAAAAVLLLAGCTSAGSGSAGEGPSSTPVKGGTVDVLLNADFSHLDPVQGFDGGVNNFYRLIYRTLTTQSTGEGAKGTEMVPDLATDLGTVSDDGLQWTFTLKDDLKFEDGTPITSADVKFGVERSFDPAIAVGSPYARLTIAGADTYEGPYITGDLPSIQTPDDKTIVFSLKEPFADFASVVGQNSFVPFPADTERVTTTSLDKMPISSGPYKVESYERGSQLKLVRNDEWDAKTDDVRKAYPDGFDFTFGLDASTIDERMIAGQGDDANAIAGSVQAASISRIQTPALKARTISGLQGCTTYMGLNTTKPNMDNPLVRQAIAYAIDRESVKDASGGSQLADIATTMLPPTVAGQTDFDLYPSKDNAGDPEKAKELLAEAGLPDGFSFTLDIRSQPKMQAQAEAVQQALAKAGITVNFNLIDTSTYYEVIGTTSQQNDAAITGWCPDWASGSTFLPPLFDGSQIFPKGNSNIAQLNDPAVNQRIAEIRAMTDTDEANAAWGALDEQIQQLVPTVPLLFEKTVMVVGANVAGAYSHAGYSGGIDYVSVGLSSAGE, encoded by the coding sequence ATGAAGCAACGATTCTCCATCCCCGCCCTCGCGGCGGCGGCCGTCCTCCTCCTCGCGGGGTGTACCTCCGCGGGCTCGGGCTCGGCGGGTGAGGGCCCCTCCAGCACCCCGGTCAAGGGAGGCACCGTCGACGTCCTCCTGAACGCGGACTTCTCCCACCTCGACCCGGTCCAGGGCTTCGACGGTGGCGTGAACAACTTCTACCGCCTCATCTACCGCACGTTGACGACGCAGTCCACGGGCGAAGGGGCCAAAGGCACCGAGATGGTCCCCGACCTCGCGACCGACCTCGGCACCGTGAGCGACGACGGCCTCCAGTGGACCTTCACGCTGAAGGACGACCTCAAGTTCGAGGACGGCACCCCCATCACGAGCGCAGACGTCAAGTTCGGCGTCGAGCGCTCCTTCGACCCGGCCATCGCCGTCGGGTCGCCCTACGCCCGCCTCACCATCGCCGGCGCGGACACGTACGAGGGTCCGTACATCACCGGTGACCTGCCGTCCATCCAGACGCCGGACGACAAGACCATCGTCTTCAGCCTCAAGGAGCCCTTCGCCGACTTCGCGAGCGTCGTCGGACAGAACAGCTTCGTCCCGTTCCCGGCCGACACCGAGCGGGTGACGACGACGAGCCTCGACAAGATGCCGATCTCCTCCGGCCCGTACAAGGTCGAGAGCTACGAGCGCGGTTCGCAGCTGAAGCTCGTCCGCAACGACGAGTGGGACGCGAAGACGGACGACGTCCGCAAGGCCTACCCGGACGGCTTCGACTTCACCTTCGGCCTCGACGCCTCGACCATCGACGAGCGCATGATCGCCGGCCAGGGTGACGACGCCAACGCCATCGCCGGATCCGTGCAGGCGGCCTCCATCTCCCGGATCCAGACGCCCGCGCTGAAGGCGCGCACCATCTCCGGCCTCCAGGGCTGCACCACGTACATGGGCCTGAACACCACGAAGCCCAACATGGACAACCCGCTCGTCCGCCAGGCCATCGCCTACGCCATCGACCGCGAGTCGGTGAAGGACGCCTCGGGCGGTTCGCAGCTCGCGGACATCGCGACCACCATGCTGCCGCCGACCGTCGCCGGTCAGACCGACTTCGACCTCTACCCGAGCAAGGACAACGCCGGCGACCCGGAGAAGGCCAAGGAACTCCTCGCCGAGGCGGGCCTCCCCGACGGCTTCTCCTTCACCCTCGACATCCGCAGCCAGCCCAAGATGCAGGCGCAGGCCGAGGCGGTGCAGCAGGCGCTCGCGAAGGCGGGCATCACGGTGAACTTCAACCTCATCGACACCTCGACCTACTACGAGGTCATCGGAACGACGTCGCAGCAGAACGACGCCGCCATCACCGGTTGGTGCCCGGACTGGGCCTCCGGCTCGACCTTCCTGCCGCCGCTCTTCGACGGTTCGCAGATCTTCCCGAAGGGCAACTCCAACATCGCCCAGCTGAACGACCCGGCCGTCAACCAGCGCATCGCCGAGATCCGCGCGATGACCGACACCGATGAGGCGAACGCCGCGTGGGGTGCGCTCGACGAGCAGATCCAGCAGCTCGTCCCGACCGTGCCGCTGCTCTTCGAGAAGACCGTCATGGTCGTCGGCGCCAACGTCGCCGGTGCGTACTCCCACGCCGGCTACTCCGGCGGTATCGACTACGTGTCCGTCGGCCTGTCCTCGGCCGGCGAGTAG
- a CDS encoding glycoside hydrolase family 127 protein has translation MSFDEDARTASAAVRADREAGAVHPVAGHRVPVAAGRVRLGEGELGAWQRRNRRATAPHAIEQLRLAGNLDNLARVADPEDATGAFRGRYPFLDTDVFKTLEGLAYLLAEDDGDDEVTRTVRDFYEEAVAVIQAAQREDGYLNSYFQAPEIDKEPWEDLAWGHELYNLGHLIQAAVAAQRRLGDGRLLDVARAFADLAVRRFGPDGDPQVCGHPEVEMALVELFRETGERSYLELASAFVDRRGHGTVELRVFPAEYFQDSAPLRELDSVTGHAVRMAYLAAGAADVALEQGDDGLLAALQRLWDDMVETKLYFTGGLGSRHSDEAIGDRYELPSERSYSETCAAIAVMQWSWRMYLATGSAAVLDTFETVLYNAYAAGLSADGTAFFYDNPLQRRPDHLQRSGAEPDGGLLRRSWFGCPCCPPNIVRWTAELQDHLAVVTPVGIELAQYTAATIETERFSCTVDTAYPWDGSVVVTVDAADTAEVELALRVPGWATDATVRVAGESVDARPVDGWIRLTRRWTAGERVELDLPMPVRAHGAHPSVDALRGSLAFARGPVVYCAEQEDGTTDLDLLRLLPADADRAVVEHRRILETERIDAVALLLPAMADAPAPAVLYPALTGGGSTPAGATPPPAEPMRETTATLIPYALWGNRGPGAMRVWFRTR, from the coding sequence ATGAGCTTCGATGAAGACGCCCGAACAGCGAGCGCCGCCGTGCGCGCGGATCGCGAGGCAGGTGCCGTCCACCCCGTCGCCGGACACCGTGTTCCCGTGGCCGCCGGACGGGTCCGGTTGGGCGAGGGTGAACTCGGCGCGTGGCAGCGGCGGAACCGCCGGGCGACCGCGCCGCACGCGATCGAGCAGCTCCGACTCGCCGGCAACCTCGACAACCTCGCCAGGGTCGCCGATCCCGAGGACGCGACGGGTGCCTTCCGGGGCCGCTACCCGTTCCTCGACACCGACGTGTTCAAGACCCTCGAGGGGCTCGCCTACCTGCTCGCCGAGGACGACGGCGATGACGAGGTCACCCGAACGGTCCGCGACTTCTACGAGGAGGCCGTCGCCGTCATCCAGGCCGCCCAACGAGAGGACGGCTACCTGAACTCCTACTTCCAGGCGCCCGAGATCGACAAGGAGCCCTGGGAGGACCTGGCCTGGGGGCACGAGCTCTACAACCTCGGCCACCTCATCCAGGCAGCCGTGGCCGCACAGCGGAGGCTCGGCGACGGGCGTCTGCTGGACGTCGCGCGGGCGTTCGCCGATCTCGCCGTCCGACGGTTCGGACCGGACGGCGACCCACAGGTGTGCGGGCACCCCGAGGTGGAGATGGCGCTCGTCGAGCTGTTCCGTGAGACGGGCGAGCGGTCCTACCTCGAGTTGGCGTCCGCCTTCGTGGACCGTCGCGGCCACGGCACCGTCGAACTCCGGGTCTTCCCGGCGGAGTACTTCCAGGACTCGGCGCCGCTCCGCGAGCTGGACTCCGTGACCGGCCACGCCGTCCGGATGGCCTACCTGGCCGCCGGCGCCGCGGACGTCGCGCTCGAACAGGGCGACGACGGCCTCCTCGCAGCCCTGCAGCGTCTCTGGGACGACATGGTCGAGACGAAGCTCTACTTCACCGGCGGGCTCGGGAGTCGCCACTCCGACGAGGCGATCGGCGACCGGTACGAGCTCCCCTCCGAGCGCTCGTACAGCGAGACCTGCGCCGCCATCGCGGTCATGCAGTGGTCCTGGCGGATGTACCTCGCGACGGGTTCGGCAGCCGTGCTCGACACCTTCGAGACCGTCCTCTACAACGCCTACGCCGCCGGACTCTCGGCCGACGGTACGGCCTTCTTCTACGACAACCCGCTCCAGCGTCGACCCGACCACCTCCAGCGTTCCGGGGCGGAGCCCGACGGCGGACTGCTCCGTCGCAGCTGGTTCGGCTGCCCGTGCTGCCCGCCGAACATCGTGCGCTGGACCGCCGAGCTCCAGGACCACCTCGCCGTGGTCACCCCGGTGGGGATCGAGCTCGCCCAGTACACCGCGGCGACCATCGAGACCGAGCGCTTCAGCTGCACGGTCGACACCGCGTACCCGTGGGACGGCTCGGTCGTCGTCACGGTCGACGCCGCCGACACCGCCGAGGTCGAGCTCGCCCTGCGGGTGCCCGGCTGGGCGACGGACGCCACCGTCCGTGTCGCCGGTGAGTCCGTGGACGCCCGACCGGTCGACGGCTGGATCCGCCTCACCCGCCGATGGACGGCGGGGGAGCGGGTCGAACTCGACCTCCCGATGCCGGTCCGGGCGCACGGCGCGCACCCCTCGGTCGACGCCCTCCGCGGATCACTGGCGTTCGCGCGCGGACCGGTCGTCTACTGCGCCGAGCAGGAGGACGGCACGACCGACCTCGACCTGCTCCGCCTCTTACCGGCGGACGCCGATCGCGCCGTCGTCGAGCACCGCCGCATCCTCGAGACCGAGCGCATCGACGCCGTCGCGCTCCTCCTCCCGGCCATGGCGGACGCCCCGGCACCGGCCGTGCTCTACCCGGCGCTGACCGGCGGCGGCTCGACGCCCGCTGGAGCGACACCACCGCCCGCCGAGCCGATGCGCGAGACCACCGCGACCCTCATCCCCTACGCCCTCTGGGGCAACCGCGGACCCGGCGCCATGCGCGTGTGGTTCCGCACTCGCTGA
- a CDS encoding DEAD/DEAH box helicase: MTEAAPITFDALGVPAPLVASLAKDGKTSAFPIQIDTLPDTLGGRDVLGRGKTGSGKTLAFSIPMVARLGGALAGGKRRPGRPLGLVLAPTRELATQIAAVMQPLADAYSLKTTTIFGGVSQKRQEEALRAGVDIVIACPGRLEDLMKQGFVNLDAVEITVLDEADHMADLGFLPVVTRILDKTPRGGQRLLFSATLDNGVDKLVRKFLQNEVLHSVDEANSPVAAMTHHVFTTPSVESKKDLIQALASGSGRRILFMRTKHHAKKLAKQLTDSGIPAVDLHGNLSQVARDRNLAAFSAGTAKVLVATDVAARGVHVDDVELVIHVDPPTEHKAYLHRSGRTARAGSAGDVVTLAIPGQMDDLKKLLRKAEINVTPQAVTATSPAVLELIGDVAAYVKPAPRAAVQPQGGGGGGRSQGANAQRKRAARDGNGLGNGHRDRDGARAGASRDGVPREGGQGGGGRRGGRPAGGQGGQGGQRSGAGRSGGARAGAGAATGGSRTHYSTGYAANSGAPAESSRPRTNRRASSSN; this comes from the coding sequence ATGACCGAAGCAGCCCCCATCACCTTCGACGCCCTCGGCGTCCCGGCACCACTCGTCGCCTCCCTCGCGAAGGACGGCAAGACGAGCGCGTTCCCCATCCAGATCGACACGCTCCCCGACACCCTCGGCGGCCGCGACGTCCTCGGCCGCGGCAAGACCGGCTCCGGCAAGACCCTCGCGTTCAGCATCCCGATGGTCGCCCGGCTCGGCGGCGCACTCGCCGGCGGCAAGCGCCGCCCGGGTCGCCCGCTCGGCCTGGTCCTCGCGCCGACGCGTGAGCTCGCCACCCAGATCGCGGCGGTCATGCAGCCGCTCGCCGACGCCTACTCCCTGAAGACCACCACGATCTTCGGCGGCGTCTCGCAGAAGCGTCAGGAAGAGGCCCTCCGCGCCGGCGTCGACATCGTCATCGCCTGCCCCGGTCGCCTCGAGGACCTCATGAAGCAGGGCTTCGTGAACCTCGACGCCGTGGAGATCACCGTCCTCGACGAGGCCGACCACATGGCCGACCTCGGCTTCCTGCCGGTCGTCACGCGCATCCTCGACAAGACGCCTCGCGGCGGACAGCGCCTGCTGTTCTCGGCGACGCTCGACAACGGCGTGGACAAGCTCGTCCGCAAGTTCCTCCAGAACGAGGTGCTCCACTCGGTGGACGAGGCGAACTCGCCCGTCGCCGCGATGACGCACCACGTCTTCACGACCCCCTCGGTGGAGTCGAAGAAGGACCTCATCCAGGCCCTCGCCTCCGGCAGCGGCCGTCGCATCCTCTTCATGCGCACGAAGCACCACGCGAAGAAGCTCGCGAAGCAGCTCACCGACTCCGGCATCCCCGCCGTCGACCTGCACGGCAACCTCTCGCAGGTGGCTCGCGACCGCAACCTCGCCGCCTTCAGCGCCGGGACCGCCAAGGTCCTCGTCGCCACCGACGTCGCCGCCCGTGGGGTGCACGTCGACGACGTCGAGCTCGTCATCCACGTCGACCCGCCGACCGAGCACAAGGCGTACCTGCACCGCTCGGGCCGTACGGCTCGTGCGGGCAGCGCCGGTGACGTCGTCACCCTCGCGATCCCCGGCCAGATGGACGACCTCAAGAAGCTCCTCCGTAAGGCCGAGATCAACGTCACCCCGCAGGCGGTCACCGCGACCTCGCCGGCGGTCCTCGAGCTCATCGGCGACGTCGCCGCCTACGTGAAGCCCGCGCCGCGCGCGGCCGTGCAGCCGCAGGGTGGTGGCGGCGGTGGTCGCTCGCAGGGTGCCAACGCGCAGCGCAAGCGCGCCGCGCGCGACGGCAACGGCCTCGGCAACGGTCACCGCGACCGCGATGGTGCCCGTGCCGGCGCGAGCCGCGACGGCGTTCCTCGCGAGGGCGGTCAGGGCGGCGGCGGTCGTCGTGGCGGTCGTCCCGCCGGCGGTCAGGGTGGCCAGGGCGGTCAGCGCTCCGGCGCCGGCCGTTCCGGTGGCGCCCGCGCCGGTGCCGGTGCAGCCACCGGTGGCAGCCGGACCCACTACAGCACCGGCTACGCCGCGAACTCGGGCGCTCCGGCGGAGTCCTCGCGTCCGCGCACGAACCGCCGCGCGTCCAGCAGCAACTAG
- a CDS encoding GNAT family N-acetyltransferase, which produces MNATAVVRPIRDVDAESLGRVHATTWHETYDHLISSATLANLSPRRMAELWTHWAAQGPEYTHFAALVDGEIVGFSGSGPGRDEDLPRERELYFIYLLDAWHGTGIGQQLFDAAIPDGQPAYLWVAADNPRAHRFYERNGFHADGAARTEPFLGETIDEVRLTR; this is translated from the coding sequence ATGAACGCCACCGCAGTCGTCCGCCCGATCCGAGACGTCGACGCCGAGTCCCTGGGCCGTGTGCACGCCACGACCTGGCACGAGACCTACGACCACCTGATCAGCTCCGCCACCCTCGCGAACCTCTCTCCTCGCCGTATGGCCGAGCTGTGGACCCACTGGGCCGCGCAGGGCCCCGAGTACACGCACTTCGCCGCGCTCGTCGACGGCGAGATCGTCGGCTTCTCGGGCTCCGGCCCCGGCCGCGACGAGGACCTGCCGCGCGAGCGTGAGCTGTACTTCATCTACCTGCTGGACGCCTGGCACGGCACGGGCATCGGGCAGCAGCTCTTCGATGCCGCGATCCCCGACGGCCAGCCCGCCTACCTCTGGGTCGCCGCGGACAACCCGCGCGCGCACCGCTTCTACGAGCGCAACGGGTTCCACGCCGACGGCGCGGCGCGGACCGAGCCGTTCCTCGGCGAGACCATCGACGAGGTCCGCCTCACCCGCTGA
- a CDS encoding NUDIX hydrolase family protein gives MSVRTPDPNPEPDLPGNSNPGWLSDVELEEIRRRLPLLYVEAVPVRVDGFGVVTEVGVLLRATALGEMTRTLVSGRVMYGETIRDALFRHLEKDLGPMAFPLLPASPVPFQVAEYFPLPGLSPYSDDRQHAVALAYVVPVTGTCEPRQDALELTWMTPEAASSDAIAAEMEGGRGALLRAALASVGRLR, from the coding sequence ATGAGCGTTCGCACCCCAGATCCCAACCCGGAACCCGATCTCCCCGGCAATTCCAATCCGGGCTGGCTGTCGGACGTCGAACTCGAGGAGATCCGACGCCGCCTCCCGCTGCTCTATGTGGAGGCCGTACCCGTCCGGGTCGACGGCTTCGGCGTCGTGACGGAGGTCGGCGTGCTGCTGCGGGCGACCGCCCTCGGCGAGATGACGCGGACGCTCGTCTCCGGTCGTGTTATGTACGGCGAGACCATCCGCGACGCGCTCTTCCGCCACCTCGAGAAGGACCTCGGTCCGATGGCGTTCCCGCTGCTCCCGGCGTCGCCCGTGCCGTTCCAGGTGGCCGAGTACTTCCCGCTCCCCGGGCTCTCGCCGTACTCCGACGACCGGCAGCACGCCGTCGCGCTCGCGTACGTCGTCCCGGTGACGGGGACGTGCGAGCCGCGTCAGGACGCGCTCGAACTCACCTGGATGACGCCCGAGGCGGCGTCCTCCGATGCGATCGCCGCCGAGATGGAGGGTGGTCGCGGCGCCCTGCTGCGCGCGGCCCTCGCCTCCGTCGGCCGCCTGCGCTAA